CAGAAGTTAATAAAGCAGTTTTACAGAGCGACTCCACGGCATTTGTGCCATTCTACCCTAAAACGGTGAGGGATCTCATGGGAAAATCGTCGATACTTCTGATAAACGGGAGTTTACACCGGAGGTTCCATGGATTAGTCGGTTCGTTCTTAAAGTCACCACCTCTCAAAGCTCAAATCGTTAGAGACATGCACAAGTTTTTGTCCGAGTCCATGGATCTATGGTCCGAGGACCAACCTGTTCTCCTCCAGGATGTCTCCAAGAATGTTAGTATACTTTccccttaattattattttcatgcattaattgaaaaataaatagggAAATCATAATGATACCACCACGGaacattaatttattttaaagaacATGGCTACAATCATTACATTTGATATAATGATTACAAGtttctgctttttttttgtttaaagagAACTAACTATTACACCCTTTTAGTTATGTTTTGATATgtgattaatatttattttaattggtAGGTTGCATTCAAAGTACTTGCAAAGGCACTGATAAGTGTAGAGAAAGGAGAAGAGTTAGAAGAGTTGAAGGAAGAATTTGAACAATTCATCAGAGGACTCATGTCACTGCCAATTAACTTGCCTGGAACCCAACTTCATAGATCTCTCCAAGctaagaagaagatggtgaagcAAGTTGAAAAGATCATAGGAGACAAAGTCaggagagaaaaaaacaaagaagaagatggtgCGGTTGCAAAAGATGTTGTGGATGTGCTGCTTAAGGACTCAAGTGAAAATTTAACTCACAATTTGATTGCTAACAATATGATTGACATGATGATTCCTGGCCACGATTCGGTACCTGTCCTCATCACTCTGGCTGTCAAATTTCTATCCGATTCTCCTACAGCTCTTCATTTTCTAACGGTAACTAACTTAAACCATATTCAAGTGATGATAGTTTAGTTTGTAATCCCTTCTTCTAATCCAAGTTGAATCTAGATTTTTAATGTATAGGCGAATTTGTTCCaagaatatatatagagaaaaagataaaaatatcactaaatcaagtttttgttcccaaactagcactcaaagtcaaaagtcacaaaaatagcacttaatgttttatcaaaagtcacaaacttagggtttagagttaaagggtggggtttggggtttagggtttagggtttagggtttagggtttagggtttagggtttagggtttagggtttagggtttagggtttagagtttagagtttagggtttagggtttagggtttagagtttagagtttagagtttagagtttagagtttagagtttaaggtttagggtttagggtttagggtttagagttgagaaatgaggttttggggataagatttcaaattttgaaaaataaaaaaattaaaattttcaaaggataaatttagaaaggtgctattttggtcattttagtttttgagtgctatttttgtgatataaacttagaaatgtgatattttggagatttgcccatatatatatcatgtaaTGGCTATAAGTTTTAAATTGTAGTATGAACTCCAGTATAAAATCTTCTAgacatgaaaaacaaaagaTTAGACTATAGTGATAAACCTTTATTTCTATCTTTCACAATAGAGAGAAACAAATCACTCAGTAAggtaaaagaaattaataatgGATTGGAAACTCATATTAACTCGTGGATATATGATTGCCACGAAAATTTTATATGCtctacttaaaatatttatgatttatcaGGAAGAAAACATGGAGCTGAAAAGTTTGAAGGAGTTGACAGGAGAGCAACTATATTGGAATGACTATTTGTCTTTACCTTTTACACAAAAGGTATATATATTCTCCTTTTCCTTGATATAAGTTAATTATATGTGAAAAAGTTTATTGGGtcgtttaataaaattttatcaccAATCATTATCACCAGGTCATTACAGAGACACTGAGAATGGGAAATGTTATAATTGGAGTGATGCGAAAAGCGATGAAAGATGTTGAAATAAAAGGGTACGTGATACCAAAAGGATGGTGCTTCTTGGCTTATCTCAGATCAGTCCATCTTGATAAACTTCACTATGACTCCCCCTACAAATTCAATCCGTGGAGATGGCAAGTAAGAATCACTCAAATACAGTTGTTACACAACCAAATATTTAAGACGAATTATATATCTAAGTAGATATACGTTTTTTTTAACTAGGAAAGGGACATGAACACGAGTAGTTTCAGTCCTTTTGGAGGTGGCCAGAGGTTGTGTCCTGGTCTTGATTTGGCCCGTCTTGAAGCTTCAATTTTCCTTCACCATCTTGTCACTCGCTTCaggtaataaaaataattacatgATATTATTACAGaactattcatatatatatatggtaaatacttaaatttgatgacaaaaagaagagataaaAGGTGTGGCAAGTGCTCAAGACTTTAGACAAACCGGTACGTTAGGACCATATAAGTCTCATCTCCTTTTGACAAATTGGACTCAGTTACTAAAAGACAAAAGTGGAAATGTATTTCTTGAGAAAACTTGTAGCTAGTAATTAACAttcaaatctaaatctaaatgaTCTAAGTCTAAAGATTTTATAACATTGGTTATGCTATGCAGATGGGTTGCAGAAGAAGATACAATTATAAATTTTCCTACAGTGCATATGAAGAACAAACTACCCATTTGGATCAAAAGAAGATGATTGTCTTTCAATAAGTAGAAAATGGAGAATCGATTTTGCATTAGTTAAGTGTAGAAGGTTAAAGAAGTTACAAGTCACACGAGTGTTTGAAAGTGGGAGTGAGATGAAAGTGATAGTGACAGTAAAGACGACATACATGATAGAGTGTAGAGAGAGACAAAAAAGGCAATCACACGTGTGGCAGGTGACAAACCCGTGTCAACTATTTGTCGGTTTCCGTCAAAAGACATATAACGACAAAATCTCAAAACCTTTATGTTTGCTGAAAGGGCTCCACGTGGATCCCAGCTGCTTAGTTATTTTGTCGACATTAGAACTTCTCGTTTTTACTAGTACAAACAAAGGTGTATGATATTACTATGTATGTTCATGATATAGAATCCTAATTAATTTTGACGACTATTCCTCTTCGTATGTGTACTAGGACATCATTACAGAGAATTTTATGAACTCTGAGTCTCTGACCCATCATTCATTTTGAAATCTTCGTTTTCagtttatgaaataaatttaagtTTGCAGAGTCTAGCAAAGATATATTATACATCAGTATTTTCGTTATTTCCCCTTAGTTAATAGTTCTCAGTATCAAAGTCGAACTAAACCTGTGACTGTGAGATGTATATGCTTTAGATAATCTAACTAATACTAAAAGGGTTATATGAGAAGTAGAGAGGGTGTCCACGTCAGATTAAAAAATCGGCCAATAGGAGCGGCTCTCTGCCACATCAGACACGCGATGTCCAAAATCGAGTATCGGCCCCTttctcttcgtcttctccgtcGTCTTCGTTTCATGCGTTCACCGTTCTGGCTTACTAGCAATCAATCATGTCCCCAGCAATCAATCTCCTCTCCATTTCTATACACTATTTGATCTCATTAATGGAACCTTTTGACTTTCCCAATCTAAGGTTCTATATAGATCTCACACTCCACCTCTAATCTTCACCAAATCTTATTCCCTCCTCACGATTATACCCTCCGCGATGATGTTATCCGATGTTTCCGAGTCAGTGAAAGCGAGCGGTGAAGCTACGGTTCCCTCCGTTCCGGTCAAACCCGTCAATCAAACCAGTGTCTCTTCTGGCGATGAAAAAGCCGGCGATGTCAGTTCCGTGAAATCAGAAGTTCTCTCTGCGGCCTCCTCCGGTCCGAGCAAGTCAA
This region of Brassica napus cultivar Da-Ae chromosome C5, Da-Ae, whole genome shotgun sequence genomic DNA includes:
- the LOC106440615 gene encoding 3-epi-6-deoxocathasterone 23-monooxygenase CYP90D1-like isoform X1, which produces MDISSSLLLLSFFLFVIIIFIFNKINGLRTSSVSKKKPTEHVSTHSYGPRFPQGSLGWPILGETIEFVSSAYSDHPESFMDKRRVMYGRVFKSHIFGTATIVSTDAEVNKAVLQSDSTAFVPFYPKTVRDLMGKSSILLINGSLHRRFHGLVGSFLKSPPLKAQIVRDMHKFLSESMDLWSEDQPVLLQDVSKNVAFKVLAKALISVEKGEELEELKEEFEQFIRGLMSLPINLPGTQLHRSLQAKKKMVKQVEKIIGDKVRREKNKEEDGAVAKDVVDVLLKDSSENLTHNLIANNMIDMMIPGHDSVPVLITLAVKFLSDSPTALHFLTEENMELKSLKELTGEQLYWNDYLSLPFTQKVITETLRMGNVIIGVMRKAMKDVEIKGYVIPKGWCFLAYLRSVHLDKLHYDSPYKFNPWRWQERDMNTSSFSPFGGGQRLCPGLDLARLEASIFLHHLVTRFRWVAEEDTIINFPTVHMKNKLPIWIKRR
- the LOC106440615 gene encoding 3-epi-6-deoxocathasterone 23-monooxygenase CYP90D1-like isoform X2, translating into MDISSSLLLLSFFLFVIIIFIFNKINGLRTSSVSKKKPTEHVSTHSYGPRFPQGSLGWPILGETIEFVSSAYSDHPESFMDKRRVMYGRVFKSHIFGTATIVSTDAEVNKAVLQSDSTAFVPFYPKTVRDLMGKSSILLINGSLHRRFHGLVGSFLKSPPLKAQIVRDMHKFLSESMDLWSEDQPVLLQDVSKNVAFKVLAKALISVEKGEELEELKEEFEQFIRGLMSLPINLPGTQLHRSLQAKKKMVKQVEKIIGDKVRREKNKEEDGAVAKDVVDVLLKDSSENLTHNLIANNMIDMMIPGHDSVPVLITLAVKFLSDSPTALHFLTEENMELKSLKELTGEQLYWNDYLSLPFTQKVITETLRMGNVIIGVMRKAMKDVEIKGYVIPKGWCFLAYLRSVHLDKLHYDSPYKFNPWRWQERDMNTSSFSPFGGGQRLCPGLDLARLEASIFLHHLVTRFRDKRCGKCSRL